In Rutidosis leptorrhynchoides isolate AG116_Rl617_1_P2 chromosome 2, CSIRO_AGI_Rlap_v1, whole genome shotgun sequence, one genomic interval encodes:
- the LOC139888561 gene encoding uncharacterized protein, whose product MYEHCFRLLPGAVRATLIAPSAALSGFSGESAWPIGIIELELELVDDDNKELVRSTIVEFYVVRSYSKYNALLGRTTLQKLAAIPSTVHGLIKFRTPLGIVTIRSETQDASVAAVEQAEKQPSEEEQLRSCMIIANPRYPDQKIKIGGGLSDETKFKLRNILASITDVFAWKEVDMTGMPREIAEHKLNANPSLTPIRQKKCGMAPERSEWLKAEVSKLVKANILREVRYQTWVANPVLVKKPDGS is encoded by the coding sequence ATGTACGAACACTGTTTTCGGTTGCTGCCTGGAGCGGTTCGGGCGACACTAATAGCGCCCAGTGCCGCATTATCAGGGTTTTCTGGGGAGTCCGCATGGCCAATTGGGATCATCGAGTTGGAATTAGAGCTGGTAGATGATGATAATAAGGAGTTAGTAAGAAGTACAATAGTAGAATTTTATGTAGTAAGGTCTTACTCAAAatataatgcgcttttaggacgtaCAACTTTGCAAAAGTTGGCGGCCATTCCTTCCACGGTGCATGGTCTTATAAAATTCCGAACTCCATTAGGAATCGTGACGATAAGGTCAGAAACACAAGACGCAAGTGTTGCAGCTGTAGAACAAGCAGAAAAACAGCCAAGTGAAGAGGAGCAGCTACGAAGCTGCATGATCATCGCAAATCCGAGATATCCAGATCAAAAAATTAAAATCGGCGGAGGACTGTCTGATGAAACAAAGTTTAAACTTCGCAACATATTAGCTTCTATCACGGATGTTTTTGCATGGAAAGAAGTAGACATGACCGGCATGCCAAGAGAAATAGCTGAGCATAAGCTTAATGCAAACCCAAGTCTGACGCCAATACGCCAAAAGAAATGCGGTATGGCACCAGAGAGAAGCGAATGGTTAAAGGCAGAGGTTAGCAAGTTGGTTAAAGCAAACATATTGCGAGAGGTGCGGTACCAAACGTGGGTAGCAAACCCGGTACTGGTAAAAAAGCCCGATGGGTCTTAG